From one Pan troglodytes isolate AG18354 chromosome 13, NHGRI_mPanTro3-v2.0_pri, whole genome shotgun sequence genomic stretch:
- the GORASP2 gene encoding Golgi reassembly-stacking protein 2 isoform X2: protein MLIYSSKTLELRETSVTPSNLWGGQGLLGVSIRFCSFDGANENVWHVLEVESNSPAALAGLRPHSDYIIGADTVMNESEDLFSLIETHEAKPLKLYVYNTDTDNCREVIITPNSAWGGEGSLGCGIGYGYLHRIPTRPFEEGKKISLPGQMAGTPITPLKDGFTEVQLSSVNPPSLSPPGTTGIEQSLAGLSISSTPPAVSSVLSTGVPTVPLLPPQVNQSLTSVPPMNPATTLPGLMPLPAGLPNLPNLNLNLPAPHIMPGVGLPELVNPGLPPLPSMPPRNLPGIAPLPLPSEFLPSFPLVPESSSAASSGELLSSLPPTSNAPSDPATTTAKADAASSLTVDVTPPTAKAPTTVEDRVADSTPVSEKPVSAAVDANASESP, encoded by the exons ATGCTTATCTATAGCAGCAAAACATTGGAACTGCGAGAGACCTCAGTCACACCAAGTAACCTGTGGGGCGGCCAGGGCTTATTGGGAGTGAGCATTCGTTTCTGCAGCTTTGATGGGGCAAATGAAAATGTTTGGCATGTGCTG GAGGTGGAATCAAATTCTCCTGCAGCACTGGCAGGTCTTAGACCACACAGTGATTATATAATTGGAGCAGATACAGTCATGAATGAG TCTGAAGATCTATTCAGCCTTATCGAAACACATGAAGCAAAACCATTGAAACTGTATGTGTACAACACAGACACTGATAACTGTCGAGAAGTGATTATTACACCAAATTCTGCATGGGGTGGAGAAGGCAG ccTAGGATGTGGCATTGGATATGGTTATTTGCATCGAATACCTACACGCCCAtttgaggaaggaaagaaaatttctCTTCCAGGACAAATGGCTGGTACACCTATTACACCTCTTAAAGATGGGTTTACAGAG gtCCAGCTGTCCTCAGTTAATCCCCCGtctttgtcaccaccaggaaCTACAGGAATTGAACAGAGTCTGGCTGGACTTTCTATTAGCTCAACTCCACCAGCTGTCAGTAGTGTTCTCAGTACAG GTGTACCAACAGTACCGTTATTGCCACCACAAGTAAACCAGTCCCTCACTTCTGTGCCACCAATGAATCCAGCTACTACATTACCAG GTCTGATGCCTTTACCAGCGGGACTGCCCAACCTCCCCAAcctcaacctcaacctcccagcacCACACATCATGCCAGGGGTTGGCTTACCAGAACTTGTAAACCCAG GTCTGCCACCTCTTCCTTCCATGCCTCCCCGAAACTTACCTGGCATTGCACCTCTCCCCCTGCCATCCGAGTTCCTCCCGTCATTCCCGTTGGTTCCAGAGAGCTCTTCTGCAGCAAGCTCAGGAGAGCTGCTATCTTCCCTCCCGCCCACCAGCAACGCACCCTCCGACCCTGCCACAACTACTGCAAAGGCAGACGCTGCCTCCTCACTCACTGTGGATGTGACGCCCCCCACTGCCAAGGCCCCCACCACCGTTGAGGACAGAGTTGCCGACTCCACTCCAGTCAGCGAGAAGCCTGTTTCTGCGGCTGTGGATGCCAATGCTTCTGAGTCACCTTAA
- the GORASP2 gene encoding Golgi reassembly-stacking protein 2 isoform X1, translating to MGSSQSVEIPGGGTEGYHVLRVQENSPGHRAGLEPFFDFIVSINGSRLNKDNDTLKDLLKANVEKPVKMLIYSSKTLELRETSVTPSNLWGGQGLLGVSIRFCSFDGANENVWHVLEVESNSPAALAGLRPHSDYIIGADTVMNESEDLFSLIETHEAKPLKLYVYNTDTDNCREVIITPNSAWGGEGSLGCGIGYGYLHRIPTRPFEEGKKISLPGQMAGTPITPLKDGFTEVQLSSVNPPSLSPPGTTGIEQSLAGLSISSTPPAVSSVLSTGVPTVPLLPPQVNQSLTSVPPMNPATTLPGLMPLPAGLPNLPNLNLNLPAPHIMPGVGLPELVNPGLPPLPSMPPRNLPGIAPLPLPSEFLPSFPLVPESSSAASSGELLSSLPPTSNAPSDPATTTAKADAASSLTVDVTPPTAKAPTTVEDRVADSTPVSEKPVSAAVDANASESP from the exons ATGGGCTCCTCGCAAAGCGTCGAGATCCCGGGCGGGGGCACCGAGGGCTACCACGTTCTGCGG GTACAAGAAAATTCCCCAGGACACAGAGCTGGTTTGGAGCCTTTCTttgattttattgtttctattaatGGTTCAAGATTA AATAAAGACAATGACACTCTTAAGGATCTGCTGAAAGCAAACGTTGAAAAGCCTGTAAAGATGCTTATCTATAGCAGCAAAACATTGGAACTGCGAGAGACCTCAGTCACACCAAGTAACCTGTGGGGCGGCCAGGGCTTATTGGGAGTGAGCATTCGTTTCTGCAGCTTTGATGGGGCAAATGAAAATGTTTGGCATGTGCTG GAGGTGGAATCAAATTCTCCTGCAGCACTGGCAGGTCTTAGACCACACAGTGATTATATAATTGGAGCAGATACAGTCATGAATGAG TCTGAAGATCTATTCAGCCTTATCGAAACACATGAAGCAAAACCATTGAAACTGTATGTGTACAACACAGACACTGATAACTGTCGAGAAGTGATTATTACACCAAATTCTGCATGGGGTGGAGAAGGCAG ccTAGGATGTGGCATTGGATATGGTTATTTGCATCGAATACCTACACGCCCAtttgaggaaggaaagaaaatttctCTTCCAGGACAAATGGCTGGTACACCTATTACACCTCTTAAAGATGGGTTTACAGAG gtCCAGCTGTCCTCAGTTAATCCCCCGtctttgtcaccaccaggaaCTACAGGAATTGAACAGAGTCTGGCTGGACTTTCTATTAGCTCAACTCCACCAGCTGTCAGTAGTGTTCTCAGTACAG GTGTACCAACAGTACCGTTATTGCCACCACAAGTAAACCAGTCCCTCACTTCTGTGCCACCAATGAATCCAGCTACTACATTACCAG GTCTGATGCCTTTACCAGCGGGACTGCCCAACCTCCCCAAcctcaacctcaacctcccagcacCACACATCATGCCAGGGGTTGGCTTACCAGAACTTGTAAACCCAG GTCTGCCACCTCTTCCTTCCATGCCTCCCCGAAACTTACCTGGCATTGCACCTCTCCCCCTGCCATCCGAGTTCCTCCCGTCATTCCCGTTGGTTCCAGAGAGCTCTTCTGCAGCAAGCTCAGGAGAGCTGCTATCTTCCCTCCCGCCCACCAGCAACGCACCCTCCGACCCTGCCACAACTACTGCAAAGGCAGACGCTGCCTCCTCACTCACTGTGGATGTGACGCCCCCCACTGCCAAGGCCCCCACCACCGTTGAGGACAGAGTTGCCGACTCCACTCCAGTCAGCGAGAAGCCTGTTTCTGCGGCTGTGGATGCCAATGCTTCTGAGTCACCTTAA